The genomic interval CTTGCAAAAGCCGCCAATGACCAGGTTGATCGCGTCTTCTTCGGAAAGCCCCCGCTGCTTGCAGTAATACAACTGGTCCGCGCTGATCCGGGACGTCGTGGCCTCATGCTCGACCTGGCAACCCGGATTGTCCGTCTCGATGCGGGGGAACGTGTGCGCGCCGCAACGGTCCCCCATCAGCAGAGAGTCGCACTGGGTGTAGTTGCGGCTCCCCGCCGCGTTCCTCCCGACCCGGATCAGCCCCCGGTAGGTGTTCTGCCCGTGCCTCGCGGAAATGCCCTTGGAAATCACGGTGCTGCGCGTGTCCCTGCCCAGGTGGATCATCTTGGTGCCGGTATCGGCCTGCTGGTGGTTATTGGTCACGGCGACGGAATGGAACTTGCCCACGCTGCGGTCGCCGCGCAGGACGCAACTCGGGTACTTCCAGGTGATCGCCGAGCCGGTCTCCACCTGCGTCCAGGAAATGCGTGACCGGGCGCCCCTGCACTCGCCGCGCTTGGTGACGAAATTGTAGATGCCGCCCTTCCCTTCCTCGTCCCCGGGATACCAGTTCTGCACGGTGGAGTATTTGATTTCGGCATCGTCCAGGGCGACCAGTTCCACTACCGCCGCGTGCAGCTGGTTCTCGTCGCGCATGGGGGCGGTGCAGCCTTCCAGGTAACTGACGTAGCTGCCTTTGTCGGCCACGATCAGGGTGCGTTCGAATTGGCCCGTGTTCAGGGCATTGATGCGAAAGTAGGTGGACAACTCCATCGGGCAGCGCGTGTTTTCGGGGATGTAGCAGAAAGAACCGTCGGTGAACACGGCCGAGTTCAGCGCCGCGAAGAAATTGTCGGACACGGGCACCACAGTGCCCAGATATTTCCGCACCAGTTCCGGGTGCTGCCGCACCGCCTCCGAGAAGGGACAAAAGATGACGCCCGCCGCGGCCAGCTTCTCCTTGAAGGTGGTGGCCACGGAAACGCTGTCGAAGACCGCGTCCACAGCGACCCCCGCCAGGATCTCCCGCTCCCGCAACGGGATGCCCAGTTTCTCGTAGGTCTCCAGCAGTTTCGGGTCCACCTCGTCCAGGCTTTTCGGGCCCTTCTTGTTGGAGCGCGGCGCCGAGTAGTAGGAGATCGCCTGATAATCAATCGCCGGGTAGCGTATATTGGCCCAGGCGGGTTCCCGCATTTTTTGCCAGTGACGGTATGCCTCCAGCCGCCACTCGAGCAGCCATTGCGGCTCTTCCTTCTTGCGCGAGATTCGCCGAATGACCGCCTCGTCCAGTCCCGGCGGCATGGTATCCGCCGCGACGTCGGTATAAAAACCCGGGGCGTACCCGTCCGCCCCCGGCAGTTCTATGGCTGGGGACGACTCCGCCGCCGCGCCCGCAACCGCCGCCCGTGCCTTATTTTGCATCTTGCGCCTCCGCCGTCCTGCCCGAATCGGCAACGGTAAAACTCTCGCCGCAACCGCAGCTCTGGGTTACGTTGGGATTGTTGAACACGAATTCCTCGTTGACCCCCTTGCGGGCGTAGTCCAGCTCGGTGCCGGCCAGCAACAAGAGACTCCTGGCGTCCACCACCACCTCGATGCCGCGGGAGCGGAACACGCGATCATTCGCCCCAACCTCGCGCGCGGTCTCCACCACGTACCGGTAACCCGAGCACCCGGCGTCCTTGACGCCCACGCGCAACCTGCCGCCGTCCTCCCGCTGCCGCTGCATGAACTGGCGCACGTGCACGGCGGCGCGCTCCGTCAAGGTGATTCCCGCTGCCGGCACGGTCCCGGTCCTCAGCCCGCCATACCGCGGGAGACGGCGCCTTGCGCCCGCGGCGCGGCGGCAACCTGGTCCTGCCGTCTTGCCACTTGGCGCACCGCCTGCTTGCGGGCCAGGTCCGCCAACGTCATGTTGCGCAGGAAATCGGCAATCCAGCCGTTGAGTTCCGCCCACAGGCTGTGCGTCAGGCAGGGTTGGTTCCCCAGGCAGTTCTTTTTGCCGCCGCAACGGGTCGAGTCCAGCGGCTCCTTCACGGCAAGGATCACCTCGGCCAGGGTAATGCAGTCGGCGTCCCGATCGAGCCGGTAGCCGCCGCCGGGGCCGCGGATGCTCCGCACCAGCCGTTGCCGGCGCAGGCAGGCAAAGAGCTGCTCCAGGTAACTCTGGGAAATATCCTGGCGCATGGCAATGTCCGCCAGCGGCACGATGGCGCCCTCCTCTCCATGCAGGGCGATATCCAGCATGGCGGTGATCGCGTAGCGGCCCTTGGCTGTAAGTCGCATAAGACTGTAAAAATCTGCTGTTCGCGCTTCCGTTGCCCGATTCGAAGCGACCGGGTTTTGCCCTGGATACCATACCCGATTATTTTAGTCAAGTATGTGTATGTGGCGGCCCCATCCAGCCGTTACGCAATCGCGGGCAAAAGATTCCCACCCCGCCATTCCCGCCCTCACCCCGCCATTCCCGCGCAGCAGGCTGTGTAAAAACCATTTGCTTTTTTGGAAGTGGGGAAACAGTGCTCTGTCATTCCGGCCCCTCTTGTCATTCC from Gammaproteobacteria bacterium carries:
- a CDS encoding iron-sulfur cluster assembly accessory protein, whose product is MPAAGITLTERAAVHVRQFMQRQREDGGRLRVGVKDAGCSGYRYVVETAREVGANDRVFRSRGIEVVVDARSLLLLAGTELDYARKGVNEEFVFNNPNVTQSCGCGESFTVADSGRTAEAQDAK
- the sufB gene encoding Fe-S cluster assembly protein SufB; the protein is MQNKARAAVAGAAAESSPAIELPGADGYAPGFYTDVAADTMPPGLDEAVIRRISRKKEEPQWLLEWRLEAYRHWQKMREPAWANIRYPAIDYQAISYYSAPRSNKKGPKSLDEVDPKLLETYEKLGIPLREREILAGVAVDAVFDSVSVATTFKEKLAAAGVIFCPFSEAVRQHPELVRKYLGTVVPVSDNFFAALNSAVFTDGSFCYIPENTRCPMELSTYFRINALNTGQFERTLIVADKGSYVSYLEGCTAPMRDENQLHAAVVELVALDDAEIKYSTVQNWYPGDEEGKGGIYNFVTKRGECRGARSRISWTQVETGSAITWKYPSCVLRGDRSVGKFHSVAVTNNHQQADTGTKMIHLGRDTRSTVISKGISARHGQNTYRGLIRVGRNAAGSRNYTQCDSLLMGDRCGAHTFPRIETDNPGCQVEHEATTSRISADQLYYCKQRGLSEEDAINLVIGGFCKQVFKELPMEFAVEAQKLLEVTLENAVG
- a CDS encoding Rrf2 family transcriptional regulator — translated: MRLTAKGRYAITAMLDIALHGEEGAIVPLADIAMRQDISQSYLEQLFACLRRQRLVRSIRGPGGGYRLDRDADCITLAEVILAVKEPLDSTRCGGKKNCLGNQPCLTHSLWAELNGWIADFLRNMTLADLARKQAVRQVARRQDQVAAAPRAQGAVSRGMAG